In one Leptospiraceae bacterium genomic region, the following are encoded:
- a CDS encoding class I SAM-dependent methyltransferase, with amino-acid sequence MLNEVILELFPENGRDILNLFELSKVEQYYSFLLEKDEEGGFFSRTDREHILKRHIIESLYHVYKIFKSITVSRETVILDFGTGPGLPGFLFFCLKQPPEIIFVDSQKKRLSLLETFVKQNFKINEISFYYSRIEDLKIPGVDIIVSRASIPYPWSAEVCVKLLKKGGFFIPFLGAKKNDSEIESKLLNNLGLVCEKSLDLNELNFLGKRTVKFLKKRKEANYGFPRNWKLISKEIKQKNE; translated from the coding sequence ATGCTCAATGAAGTGATTTTAGAATTATTTCCTGAAAATGGACGTGATATTTTGAATCTGTTTGAACTAAGTAAAGTGGAACAGTATTATTCTTTTTTATTAGAAAAGGACGAAGAAGGAGGTTTCTTTTCCAGAACAGATAGAGAGCATATTTTAAAAAGGCATATAATTGAATCTTTATATCATGTGTATAAAATTTTTAAAAGTATTACCGTTTCACGTGAAACGGTAATACTTGATTTTGGCACCGGCCCGGGTTTGCCCGGTTTTTTGTTTTTCTGCTTAAAACAGCCTCCTGAAATTATATTTGTAGATTCGCAGAAGAAGCGACTTTCTCTTCTTGAGACATTCGTTAAACAGAACTTTAAGATAAATGAGATAAGTTTTTATTACAGTAGAATCGAAGATTTAAAAATACCTGGAGTTGATATAATTGTTTCCAGAGCCAGTATTCCCTATCCATGGAGTGCAGAGGTATGCGTAAAACTATTAAAAAAGGGAGGTTTTTTTATTCCATTCTTAGGTGCTAAAAAAAATGATTCCGAAATTGAATCAAAACTGTTAAATAACCTAGGTCTTGTATGTGAAAAATCTCTTGATCTAAATGAACTAAATTTTTTAGGGAAGCGGACAGTTAAATTCTTGAAAAAGAGAAAAGAAGCAAATTATGGTTTTCCGAGAAATTGGAAATTGATTTCTAAGGAGATAAAGCAAAAAAATGAGTAA
- a CDS encoding ParA family protein, translated as MSKILSVSNQKGGVGKTTTSINLSSYLAGMGKKILLVDIDPQGNAGSGLGLNINEIHNTTYELLIGELSPTDVILKSGIENLWIIPSNINLSGAEIDLIHLEEKEYRLRKVLEPIRSRYDYIIIDCPPSLGVLTMNALCASDGVIITLQTEYFALEGLTQLMKIISLVQENLNKDLNLEGVLLTMFDKRTNLSNQVAADVRDFFKEKVYKTMIPRNIKLGEAPSFGKPINFYDPDGIGAISYKNLAQEFIASC; from the coding sequence ATGAGTAAAATACTTTCAGTCAGCAACCAGAAGGGAGGTGTTGGAAAAACTACGACATCAATTAACCTATCCTCTTATCTTGCAGGAATGGGAAAGAAAATTCTTTTAGTAGACATTGATCCTCAGGGTAATGCAGGTTCCGGACTTGGTTTGAATATAAACGAAATACATAATACCACCTATGAACTTTTAATCGGAGAACTTAGTCCTACTGATGTTATCTTAAAAAGCGGTATTGAGAACCTCTGGATAATTCCTTCCAATATTAATTTAAGCGGTGCGGAAATAGATCTTATTCATCTTGAAGAAAAAGAATACAGGCTTCGTAAAGTATTGGAACCTATTCGTTCCAGATATGATTATATTATTATTGATTGTCCGCCTTCTCTGGGTGTTCTTACTATGAATGCTCTCTGCGCATCTGATGGTGTAATCATAACACTTCAAACTGAATATTTTGCTCTTGAAGGTTTAACTCAATTAATGAAAATCATCTCTCTTGTTCAGGAAAATCTGAATAAGGACTTAAACCTGGAAGGAGTATTATTGACTATGTTTGATAAAAGAACCAATCTTTCCAACCAGGTTGCAGCTGATGTTCGAGACTTTTTTAAAGAAAAGGTCTATAAGACTATGATCCCCAGAAATATCAAATTGGGTGAAGCTCCTTCATTTGGAAAGCCTATTAATTTTTATGACCCGGATGGAATTGGAGCGATTAGCTATAAGAATTTAGCCCAGGAGTTTATAGCGTCCTGTTAA
- a CDS encoding ParB/RepB/Spo0J family partition protein, with translation MVNKNRSALGRGLGNLIPGVKTSSSDSSSSVDSIEKNSNLRSLNIQEISINPNQPRKTFSDESIEELSETIKVHGLIQPIVVIQKGNFFELVSGERRLRACKKAGLAKIPAIVKNYSEEQSLEIAIIENIQREDLNPIEEALAYQTLIDKLGLKITEVASRLGKNRATISNLVRLLQLPESIKELLRQGKITEGHARPLLSIGNSKKAEELSKQIAEKGLSVREVEEIVSKLVDGEKILTKSSLSQDPSILDMENKIRTKLSAKIKLSHNVKSGKGKIIINYNNLEDMDRILQNMGI, from the coding sequence ATGGTAAATAAAAATCGCTCAGCACTCGGTAGGGGTTTAGGAAATCTAATTCCGGGGGTTAAAACATCAAGTTCTGATTCAAGTTCATCAGTTGATAGTATTGAAAAAAATTCTAATTTACGAAGCTTGAACATTCAGGAGATATCTATAAATCCTAATCAACCGAGAAAAACTTTTTCGGACGAATCGATTGAGGAACTATCCGAAACCATTAAAGTTCATGGTTTAATTCAGCCTATTGTTGTAATTCAGAAAGGAAATTTTTTTGAGTTAGTTTCTGGTGAAAGAAGACTTAGGGCTTGCAAAAAAGCCGGTCTTGCAAAAATTCCAGCTATAGTAAAAAACTATTCAGAAGAGCAGTCTCTTGAAATTGCTATAATTGAAAATATACAGAGAGAAGATTTAAATCCGATAGAAGAAGCACTTGCCTATCAAACTTTAATAGATAAATTAGGACTGAAAATTACCGAAGTGGCTTCTCGACTTGGAAAAAATAGAGCAACCATCTCTAATCTGGTAAGGCTTTTACAATTACCGGAAAGTATAAAAGAATTACTCAGACAAGGAAAGATTACAGAGGGTCATGCAAGGCCCTTACTTTCTATCGGTAATAGTAAAAAAGCAGAAGAGCTTTCAAAACAGATTGCAGAGAAGGGTTTATCGGTAAGGGAAGTTGAAGAAATCGTAAGTAAATTAGTTGATGGAGAAAAAATATTAACCAAATCTTCCTTGAGTCAGGATCCTTCTATTCTGGATATGGAAAATAAAATTCGCACCAAACTATCAGCTAAAATTAAACTTTCCCACAATGTGAAATCAGGGAAAGGTAAAATCATCATTAACTATAATAACCTGGAGGACATGGATAGAATTCTACAAAACATGGGAATATGA
- a CDS encoding DUF4178 domain-containing protein — MSVFKQVNCPSCGASQDIKNPAISQATCEFCSTVFIFDKDAVRDTGKKSRLMPAISGLKVGTDGKLKGKSFTVIGRVQYKYTAPGSDVKEEELGKWDGWYLQFSDGSPAWISEDMGELLYEAPIKERLPVKESEILPGDKIKIAGKQYQIREKGTILCVGAEGQLPFPVIPEETHGYVDGISLDDNSVLTLEFDEEEGPTGFTGRVLKKEEISYQKEVQAEEKRNNEALRCPSCASPLETHNMDVQNFTITCSACGTMSQFNASVATVLGKVKPALSEVFMIPLAANGKLFGKDWMVVGRQRKDWKDDGETGFEVEYLLFNADSGYLWLSEENGHYYTAEPAEEKPHTSLISSPHAPKAKIKIGKDYYQFYETGEHRLTYVDGVLPWFAKIGDVTKYGDAIAPPHMLSEEFVIHNNEISEIEYYKSTYINSQDIAKAFNLSIPKPSGVSPGQPYNALKGQRLISLSSIAVGIFLMINACGLSDKKIEILKGTYNALDLKKKEVYTKPFTIEKADETLRIDVRMNLNNSWASVGIALFDNKKEVILSDEDVGIEYYSGYEGGESWSEGSQNSELYWKVKEPGEYRLMLAVPETDLNSSAKLDVTINKGVYKTGSLYFFAFLWFLQPLVFRIRKWLFETSRWSDVLGDD, encoded by the coding sequence ATGTCAGTTTTTAAACAAGTAAATTGTCCAAGTTGTGGTGCATCTCAAGATATTAAGAATCCTGCAATTTCTCAGGCTACCTGTGAATTTTGCAGTACTGTCTTTATTTTTGATAAAGATGCAGTCAGGGATACGGGTAAAAAGTCCCGTTTGATGCCCGCTATTTCCGGTTTAAAAGTTGGAACCGATGGAAAATTAAAGGGTAAAAGTTTTACAGTAATCGGTCGGGTCCAATACAAATATACCGCTCCCGGTTCAGATGTTAAAGAAGAAGAGCTTGGAAAGTGGGATGGTTGGTATCTTCAGTTCTCGGATGGCTCACCTGCCTGGATTTCGGAAGACATGGGAGAACTTCTTTACGAAGCTCCGATTAAAGAAAGGTTGCCGGTTAAGGAAAGTGAAATTCTTCCTGGTGATAAAATAAAAATTGCAGGTAAACAATATCAAATACGAGAAAAAGGGACAATCCTCTGTGTGGGTGCAGAAGGTCAGTTACCCTTCCCTGTTATTCCGGAAGAAACTCATGGTTATGTAGATGGTATCAGTCTTGATGATAATAGTGTACTCACTCTTGAGTTCGATGAAGAAGAAGGACCTACCGGATTTACAGGTCGAGTACTAAAGAAAGAAGAAATTTCTTATCAAAAAGAAGTTCAGGCTGAAGAAAAAAGAAATAACGAAGCCCTCCGCTGTCCGAGTTGTGCATCTCCCCTGGAAACACACAATATGGATGTGCAAAATTTTACCATCACCTGCTCTGCCTGCGGAACCATGTCTCAATTCAATGCAAGTGTTGCGACGGTATTGGGTAAAGTGAAACCTGCTTTAAGCGAGGTTTTCATGATTCCCCTTGCTGCCAATGGTAAGCTTTTTGGCAAAGATTGGATGGTAGTTGGTCGTCAAAGAAAAGATTGGAAAGACGACGGTGAGACGGGTTTTGAAGTAGAATATTTGCTGTTCAATGCTGACTCTGGCTATCTCTGGCTTTCTGAAGAAAATGGACATTATTATACAGCGGAACCTGCTGAAGAAAAACCCCATACTTCACTTATCAGTTCACCCCATGCTCCTAAAGCAAAAATTAAAATTGGTAAAGATTATTACCAGTTTTATGAAACCGGTGAGCACAGACTTACATATGTAGATGGAGTTTTACCCTGGTTTGCAAAAATCGGAGATGTTACAAAATATGGAGATGCAATCGCTCCTCCCCACATGCTTTCCGAAGAATTTGTAATTCATAATAATGAAATTTCTGAAATTGAATACTACAAAAGTACATATATAAATTCTCAGGATATAGCAAAAGCTTTCAATCTGAGCATTCCTAAACCCTCCGGTGTGAGTCCGGGTCAACCCTACAACGCATTAAAAGGCCAGCGTTTAATTTCCCTATCGAGCATTGCAGTTGGAATTTTTTTAATGATCAATGCCTGTGGTCTGAGTGATAAAAAAATTGAAATTTTAAAAGGTACTTATAACGCTCTGGATTTAAAGAAGAAAGAGGTTTATACAAAACCTTTTACTATCGAAAAAGCCGATGAAACCCTCCGAATTGATGTTCGAATGAATTTAAATAATAGCTGGGCTTCTGTTGGAATTGCATTGTTTGATAACAAAAAAGAAGTAATTCTAAGTGATGAAGATGTTGGAATTGAATATTATTCTGGCTATGAAGGCGGTGAAAGTTGGTCAGAGGGAAGTCAGAACAGTGAACTTTACTGGAAAGTTAAAGAACCGGGTGAATACAGACTGATGTTAGCTGTACCGGAAACTGATTTAAATAGTTCTGCAAAATTGGATGTTACGATTAATAAAGGTGTTTATAAAACTGGTTCCCTTTATTTCTTTGCTTTTTTATGGTTTTTACAACCTCTTGTTTTTAGAATTCGGAAATGGCTCTTTGAGACCAGTCGTTGGAGTGATGTGCTTGGAGATGACTGA
- a CDS encoding DUF350 domain-containing protein, with the protein MESKNLQLVVFIETFLYAFIGISIFGLAIWLMEKITPFSIRKEIEEDQNTSLGIVMGSVIIGIAIILAAVLK; encoded by the coding sequence ATGGAATCAAAAAATTTACAATTAGTGGTGTTTATAGAAACATTTTTGTATGCTTTCATTGGTATCAGCATTTTTGGTCTGGCCATCTGGTTAATGGAGAAAATCACTCCGTTTTCAATTCGTAAGGAAATTGAAGAAGATCAAAATACCTCTCTGGGTATTGTTATGGGATCCGTAATTATTGGTATTGCTATTATATTGGCAGCGGTATTGAAATAG
- a CDS encoding polyamine aminopropyltransferase yields the protein MNSRLNSRRLLLLATVLIISTSGLAYELIAGTMATYLLGQSVTQFSFATGWFMAAMGFGSYLTRYIKENLFNILIDVQIVLAVVGGYSALIMFLAFAYTDTLYPFFLTLAFLIGTAVGFEIPVLLRIIGKYRVLSLAVSDVFTFDYIGALFASIAFPLFVLPYMGLIRSSMLFGIMNLSAAFIILSINRKEIKKTKEYALYFAAILLILGFIFSGFLTSWIEGVLYQDPVVTSKETKYQRIVITKWKDDTRLFLNGNLQFSSRDEARYHESLVHIPITYLKKAPETVVVLGGGDGLVIREVLKYPTLKKVILVELDQDMIQLFKEHPFLKKINDFSLSSRKLEIVYGDAFHWMKTLGEDIQFDLIISDLPDPNSYSLSKLYTVSFYLYIFKHLKSEGIFVTQATSATFSPGAFWCINNTIQFASKIRYGTAWKTLPYHTYVPSFGDWGFIMTSKEELNVAKNRKLSVQTRFLNDSLISGLFQFSKDILPVEDLPVNKMNDPVLVKLYSQSWHRWYQ from the coding sequence ATGAATAGCCGGCTAAATTCAAGGAGACTCCTTCTCCTTGCTACTGTTTTAATTATTTCCACATCTGGCCTGGCCTACGAACTAATTGCAGGAACTATGGCTACATACCTTCTCGGGCAGTCCGTTACCCAGTTTTCTTTTGCTACTGGTTGGTTTATGGCTGCCATGGGATTTGGTTCATACCTTACCCGATACATAAAAGAGAATCTTTTCAATATACTCATAGATGTGCAGATTGTTCTGGCTGTTGTCGGGGGGTATTCTGCCCTGATTATGTTTCTGGCTTTTGCCTATACTGATACTCTCTATCCTTTTTTTCTAACCCTTGCATTCCTTATTGGGACAGCTGTCGGGTTTGAAATCCCGGTTCTTCTTCGGATTATTGGAAAGTATAGAGTTTTAAGTCTTGCGGTATCAGATGTTTTTACTTTTGATTATATTGGAGCATTGTTTGCCAGTATAGCTTTTCCTTTATTTGTCTTACCGTATATGGGCCTCATTCGTTCCAGTATGTTATTTGGAATTATGAATCTCTCAGCTGCTTTTATCATTCTTTCCATTAATCGTAAGGAAATTAAAAAAACGAAAGAATATGCCCTGTATTTTGCTGCAATTTTATTGATACTGGGTTTTATTTTTTCCGGTTTTTTAACCAGTTGGATTGAAGGAGTTCTCTATCAGGATCCTGTTGTTACTTCTAAAGAAACAAAATATCAGAGAATTGTGATTACGAAGTGGAAGGATGATACAAGACTATTCCTAAATGGAAATTTACAATTTTCGAGTCGTGATGAAGCCAGATACCATGAATCTTTAGTTCATATTCCCATTACCTACTTGAAAAAAGCTCCGGAAACAGTTGTAGTTCTGGGTGGTGGAGATGGGCTTGTGATTCGAGAGGTATTGAAATACCCTACTTTAAAAAAAGTGATTCTGGTTGAGTTGGATCAGGATATGATACAACTTTTTAAAGAACATCCCTTTCTTAAAAAGATAAATGATTTTTCATTAAGTTCCAGGAAGTTAGAAATTGTCTACGGGGATGCATTTCACTGGATGAAAACTCTAGGCGAAGATATTCAATTTGATTTAATTATATCGGATCTACCGGATCCAAATTCTTATTCTTTAAGTAAATTATATACTGTATCCTTTTATTTGTATATTTTCAAACACCTGAAATCGGAAGGCATTTTTGTAACTCAGGCTACTTCAGCAACTTTTTCTCCTGGGGCATTCTGGTGCATAAATAATACAATTCAGTTTGCCAGCAAAATTCGTTACGGTACAGCCTGGAAAACTTTGCCTTATCATACCTATGTACCAAGTTTTGGTGATTGGGGATTTATTATGACTTCGAAAGAAGAACTGAATGTTGCTAAGAATCGTAAGCTTTCGGTGCAAACCAGGTTTTTAAACGATTCCTTGATTTCTGGCTTATTTCAATTTTCGAAAGACATTCTTCCTGTAGAAGATTTGCCGGTGAACAAAATGAACGATCCGGTTCTTGTAAAATTATACTCTCAGTCCTGGCACAGATGGTATCAGTAA
- a CDS encoding YaaR family protein, producing the protein MIIFNNYATRFAQKVKDAETKKKEAASEASAGEETNESFLSILESIAPSTKEETRSLNELWRQLPGVEKDFLKTPNQANLNRYKTLVKDIIDQILQNNTEIVHARRRGRHDKKILVTVKIIDENLQLLALTMLSTQNSAFNLLKQIEKIRGLLLDLKE; encoded by the coding sequence ATGATTATATTCAATAACTACGCAACAAGATTTGCTCAAAAAGTAAAAGATGCTGAAACGAAAAAAAAGGAAGCAGCGTCTGAAGCATCAGCCGGGGAGGAAACTAACGAGTCTTTCTTATCTATCCTAGAATCGATTGCTCCTTCTACAAAAGAAGAAACCAGGAGTTTAAATGAATTATGGAGGCAACTCCCCGGAGTAGAGAAGGATTTTTTAAAAACTCCAAACCAGGCAAATCTAAACCGCTATAAAACCCTTGTAAAAGATATTATAGACCAGATTCTACAAAATAATACGGAGATTGTTCATGCCAGAAGGCGGGGCAGGCACGATAAAAAAATTTTGGTTACAGTCAAGATTATAGATGAAAACCTACAATTACTGGCTCTGACAATGCTCAGCACGCAAAACTCTGCGTTCAATCTATTAAAGCAAATTGAAAAAATTCGTGGCTTACTTCTGGATCTGAAAGAGTAA
- a CDS encoding polymer-forming cytoskeletal protein, giving the protein MKEETTEDLMVNSIIGEGAEFSGDFKLKGLIRIDGSFRGLLETDGKVLIGETGKVDTDIKAKVVVAGGIIQGNIIASERVVLLSTCKLIGDIVTPRLIIEEGVHFEGKCTVNPRK; this is encoded by the coding sequence ATGAAAGAAGAAACAACAGAAGACCTGATGGTCAATAGTATAATAGGTGAAGGTGCTGAATTTAGCGGAGATTTTAAACTAAAAGGCCTGATTCGAATCGATGGTTCTTTTCGAGGACTATTGGAAACCGACGGAAAAGTCCTTATAGGTGAAACCGGTAAAGTCGATACAGATATAAAAGCTAAAGTAGTAGTTGCTGGTGGAATTATTCAGGGAAATATCATAGCCTCAGAGCGTGTAGTTCTGTTATCCACCTGTAAATTAATCGGAGACATAGTGACACCACGTCTGATTATTGAAGAAGGTGTTCATTTTGAAGGAAAGTGTACCGTGAACCCGAGGAAATAG
- a CDS encoding peptidoglycan DD-metalloendopeptidase family protein, with protein sequence MQKTIRESLADKINYLKEFWQTKKNQHLTIMLVPHSEKKTHKIYISYSSILIFLLLSVGIIFISTVNILNHNFKQYEIKELNLSNQDFVLQSEKLKKEVENLQKLIEYYDSKIQKLYSRLGGNSPELLNQLNSEQKELLKNFEKETNIAREFYTQKASLHDIKLSTHLVDEMIDLIKKKNNLVKNTPYLWPAKGYILFPFGKYVSPITGKLVKNNGIDIGAFPGTEVIATAPGTVFETGFTENTGYYIKIAHRFGWKTIYANMDRIQVEKDQVVSREDVIGFVGKSSISKFYFLHYEIHVGTNPLNPSSFLNQIEN encoded by the coding sequence ATGCAGAAAACCATACGAGAAAGTTTAGCCGATAAAATTAATTACCTTAAAGAATTCTGGCAAACCAAAAAAAATCAGCATTTGACCATAATGCTCGTACCACATAGTGAAAAAAAGACCCACAAAATTTATATATCTTATAGTTCTATACTTATTTTCTTACTATTATCTGTGGGGATAATTTTTATTAGCACTGTAAATATACTGAATCATAACTTCAAACAATACGAGATAAAAGAGCTCAACCTATCCAATCAGGATTTTGTTTTACAATCAGAAAAGCTAAAAAAGGAGGTTGAGAATCTTCAAAAGTTAATTGAATATTATGATAGTAAAATCCAGAAATTATATTCTCGCCTGGGCGGAAACTCTCCGGAACTCCTAAACCAGCTCAATTCAGAACAGAAAGAATTGCTGAAAAATTTTGAAAAAGAAACAAATATAGCCAGGGAGTTCTATACCCAGAAGGCCAGTTTACATGATATAAAATTATCAACTCACCTGGTTGATGAAATGATCGACCTAATTAAGAAAAAGAACAACCTTGTAAAAAACACCCCTTATTTATGGCCGGCGAAAGGATATATACTCTTTCCCTTTGGAAAATATGTGTCTCCTATCACAGGGAAGTTAGTAAAAAATAATGGAATCGATATCGGGGCCTTTCCCGGAACTGAGGTAATTGCAACCGCACCGGGAACTGTTTTTGAAACCGGTTTTACGGAAAATACCGGTTATTATATAAAAATAGCGCATCGATTTGGATGGAAAACCATATATGCTAATATGGACAGAATCCAGGTTGAAAAGGATCAGGTCGTATCCAGAGAAGATGTCATTGGATTTGTTGGAAAATCTTCAATAAGTAAATTTTACTTCTTGCATTATGAAATACATGTAGGCACAAATCCTTTAAACCCATCATCTTTTTTAAATCAGATAGAGAATTAA
- a CDS encoding TatD family hydrolase, whose protein sequence is MNQGLIDTHCHLDLIVNFGQEILTSITKAKEAGISGIVQIGINEERSTAARNIVEEYSHLLPLRYTIGCHPSDDIDEEEKNQIISLISEYNRDKNCIGIGEIGLDYYHKNNFTQQQEMFRGFLELAEKVSLPVIIHSRDAAEDTLTILKEYTGRVRGIIHCYTYDLEYAKKFVELGYYISFSGIVVFKNAREIQATAASIPLDSILMETDAPYLAPPPYRGKRNEPSYVSYVLDKIIELRTEDPSVIKEQIYQNSRKFFNKEIV, encoded by the coding sequence ATGAATCAGGGCCTAATTGATACTCACTGCCATCTCGACTTAATTGTTAACTTCGGCCAGGAAATACTTACGAGTATTACAAAAGCAAAAGAGGCCGGTATTAGTGGAATTGTTCAGATTGGAATTAATGAAGAACGTTCCACTGCGGCAAGAAATATAGTTGAAGAGTATTCCCATTTACTTCCGCTGCGCTATACGATAGGTTGTCATCCTTCTGATGATATTGATGAAGAGGAAAAAAATCAGATAATTTCCTTAATTTCTGAATATAATAGAGATAAAAATTGTATCGGGATAGGAGAAATTGGTCTGGATTATTACCATAAAAATAATTTTACACAGCAGCAGGAAATGTTTCGAGGATTTTTAGAGCTCGCAGAGAAAGTTTCTCTTCCGGTAATTATTCATTCCAGGGATGCTGCTGAAGATACCCTGACTATATTAAAAGAATATACAGGAAGAGTGAGGGGCATTATCCACTGCTACACATATGATTTAGAATATGCAAAAAAGTTTGTAGAACTGGGCTATTATATATCTTTTTCCGGTATAGTAGTTTTCAAAAATGCCAGAGAAATTCAAGCTACTGCTGCTTCTATTCCATTAGACAGTATTTTAATGGAAACCGATGCACCTTATCTGGCCCCTCCTCCTTACCGGGGAAAAAGAAATGAACCTTCCTATGTGTCTTATGTATTGGATAAGATAATAGAATTGAGAACTGAAGACCCATCAGTTATAAAAGAACAAATTTATCAGAATAGTAGGAAATTCTTTAATAAGGAGATTGTTTGA
- the serS gene encoding serine--tRNA ligase, with product MLDLNLIINNIDSLKAMLKKRGMEDTSVADELYKVILDKRELQKEAEALRSERNSKSKEIGQMKVRGEDISSVSLRVKEIGNRIKEIETEQEKKESLLDEINLSLPNFLDEKVPFGKSEEDNVVTREWGEKKKFSFTPLTHYELGEKLKTLDFERGVKLAGSRAYTYSGLAASLERALMNFMLDTNVSEFGYAETFVPVVVNDDSMQMTGQYPKFKDEYYRLDKDNLNLIPTAEVPLTNLYRDEIIKEEELPIYLTAFTSCFRREAGSHGKDTRGLVRVHQFQKIELVKFVKPETSEEEHHKMLANVETILQRLEIPYRVLLLCSKDTSNSSSITYDLEVWMPGLNRYLEISSVSNFKDYQARRGKVRYKTKEGKKEILHTLNGSCLALGRSLAAVMENYQTEDGKIRIPEVLKPYMKVNYD from the coding sequence ATGCTGGATTTAAACCTGATAATCAACAACATTGATAGTTTGAAGGCTATGCTCAAAAAAAGAGGTATGGAAGATACTTCTGTAGCAGATGAGCTATATAAAGTTATATTAGATAAACGTGAATTACAAAAAGAAGCCGAAGCATTGCGCTCAGAAAGAAATTCGAAAAGTAAAGAAATCGGTCAAATGAAAGTTAGGGGAGAAGATATTTCTTCAGTTTCTCTTCGAGTAAAAGAAATTGGAAATCGTATAAAAGAAATTGAAACCGAGCAAGAAAAGAAAGAATCTTTATTAGACGAGATAAATTTATCTTTACCAAATTTTTTGGATGAAAAAGTTCCTTTTGGAAAGTCAGAAGAGGATAATGTGGTAACCCGTGAGTGGGGAGAAAAAAAGAAATTTTCTTTTACACCCCTTACTCATTACGAACTGGGAGAAAAATTAAAAACTCTGGATTTCGAGAGAGGAGTAAAACTTGCCGGGTCAAGAGCCTATACTTACTCCGGTCTGGCAGCAAGCCTCGAGCGCGCTCTTATGAATTTTATGCTGGATACAAATGTCAGTGAATTTGGTTATGCCGAGACATTTGTACCGGTTGTAGTCAATGATGATTCTATGCAAATGACAGGACAGTATCCTAAATTTAAAGATGAATACTATCGTCTGGACAAAGACAATTTAAATTTAATTCCTACTGCCGAAGTTCCTCTTACTAATTTATACAGGGATGAAATCATAAAAGAAGAAGAACTCCCTATCTACTTAACGGCATTTACTTCTTGCTTTCGAAGGGAAGCCGGTTCTCATGGAAAAGATACTCGCGGTCTTGTTCGAGTTCATCAATTTCAGAAGATTGAGTTGGTTAAATTTGTAAAACCGGAAACTTCTGAAGAAGAACACCATAAAATGCTTGCAAATGTAGAAACAATATTACAAAGACTTGAAATACCCTATCGTGTACTTTTACTTTGTAGTAAAGATACATCGAATTCATCTTCGATTACCTATGATCTCGAAGTCTGGATGCCGGGACTTAATCGTTACCTCGAAATTTCTTCTGTGTCAAACTTTAAAGATTATCAGGCGAGACGTGGTAAGGTTCGGTATAAAACCAAAGAAGGCAAAAAGGAAATTTTGCATACTCTTAATGGATCCTGTCTTGCTCTGGGCCGAAGTCTTGCTGCTGTTATGGAAAATTATCAGACTGAGGATGGGAAAATAAGGATTCCTGAAGTTTTAAAACCGTATATGAAAGTAAACTATGACTGA